The region gcaacatgctagtcgcatgataatcatgctataaacattttagcaacatactagaaacattctagcaacatgctaatcgtgCTAACAACTTGTTAATTATGCTAGAGACAAGCtagccgcatgctaatcatggtaggaacatgctagcgacatgctagtcacttgctaatcatgctacaaacatgctagtgacatgttagtaacttgctaatcatgctagcgacatgctagtcagttgcttatcatgctagcaacatgctagcaactttgctaatcatgctaatgacatggtagtcaattgcttttaatgctagcaatatgttaatcattttcttttttaaacttcttaactcatcaaacttttaaatctttttaaactttttaaacttttcaaactttctggcctGGCTTTtccaagccaacttaaagtttgaccacaaactttactatctagttaATTATTAGCCTGTTTACTTTGGGCCTTATGAGTTATCCATGAACAGTACTTCTTAGGTATTGgtggaacagtattctaaagtgttacccactaAATATCTctttttctataataaatatgAGTGCAATGAGCAAAATAGAGTTAAGAACTTAATATGTCCCAAAGGGCATTTGAAGGTATGATAAAAGGCAGCACTGTTTTGCCTCAGAGGATCCAACCTCACATGCATACTGGAATGGCAAGGAGGACTGTGTTACTGCAGCTATTACTGCTCATTGTACATGGCAGCTTTGTGCCAGTTTCAGCGCAAGTCTGCAGTCTGCTTGGTCAGCCTGCCCAACCTCTACTTTCTGCAGAAAGAGACATCAACATTGGAGCGATTTTCTCAATCCACAGAAATGCCCTGCTAAAGATGCATAATTACATTTCTAAACCAGAGCCAATAACATGTCTCAGGTCAATACAATGATACagacggattttttttttttgaaattcctAAATATAACTCTTTGATTATGTATTACAActgatggtgtttttttttcacagcttaAGCCTTCGGGAATTTAAATTTGCTCAGACACTAATTTTTGCCATTGAGGAGATTAATAACAGCACACAGTTgttacctggtatttatttgggCTATAAGATATATGACTCATGTCGCTCTATCGCTCAAACAATCATCTCAGGCATCGCTTTGATGAATGGTTATGAAGCCACTTTGACTGATATGTCCTGTTCTAGACCACCAGCTGTTCATGCCATTGTTGGAGAGTCAACATCCTCACCCACCATTGGCTTGGCTTCTGTAGTTGGTCCATTCAGCTTACCTGTTGTAAGAACTTATCTGCTGTTTGTTAGTTTAATCATAGTATGAAGGACCACTGGAACATATGCTTAAAATATATTCTTCAATTCAAATGTTGAAGAATACACTGAATTGCATAGATTGTAGCAGAATGCTTATATAGTGGAAGAAGAACTGAAATATAGTCTTAAAAAGTcagactacaaaaataaataaatgtgtggtaAACACATTACATACTGCTTCTTTATATTGCAGATCAGTCATTTTGCCACATGTGCATGCCTGAGTAACAGAAAAAGGTATCCATCCTTTTTCAGAACAATATCCAGTGATTATTACCAAAGCAGAGCGCTGGCTCAGCTTGTCAAGCACTTTGGCTGGACCTGGGTTGGCACAGTAAGGAGTCGCAATGACTATGGTAATAATGGAATTTTAGCATTTGAGGAGGCTGCAAAAGAAGAGGGGGTTTGTATTGAATACTCAGAGGCCATATTAAGCAATGAtccacaagaacagtttctgaaGACACTAGAGGTGATAAAAAAGGGCACCACCAGGGTTGTGGTTGCTTTTATAGCATTAggtgattttttccccctcctgaAAGTAATTTCACAGCACAACATCACAGGGCTGCAGTGGGTTGGCAGTGAATCCTGGATCACTTCTCGAACTCTTGCAGAAACAAAGGAATACAGTTTTCTTTCTGGAGCTGTGGGTTTTGCTATAGCAAATGCCAAAATTATGGGCTTGCGTGAGTTCCTAGTCAATGTGCACCCtgaacaagataaaaaaaatgaacttttcaaAGAATTCTGGGAAACAGCCTTTCAGTGCTCTTTCAAAAACAATGGCAGTGGTGGCTGTACTGGCTCAGAGAGACTTGCTGAAATGCAAAATGAATATACTGACGTATCAGAGCTACGAATAGTAAATAAGGTATATACTGCAGTGTATGCTGTTGCATATACATtacataatgtattaaaatacatcACATCCTCAGCCAACAGCAGCAAAGGAGTATGGCCTACACCACAAATGGTAAGTGACGAACACTTAGTTCATATTGAAGctaattaaaataagaataatgTTCCTGATATTTCTTCTTAGGTGTTGAAGTGTATGAGGGATGTGAGATTCACTGTTAAAACAGGTGAAGAAATCTTCTTTGATGAAAGTGGTGATCCAGTGGCAAGATATGACCTTGTTAACTGGCAGCCTGCTGAAGATGGAAGTTTGCAGTTTGAACATGTGGGCCTGTATGACAGCTCAGTTACTTCAGAACAACGTCTTCAGGTCAATCTGGAACACATACTATGGACAGAGGAAAGTGGACAGGTACATAAGTATATTATATGAGAAGTTATTAAGGGCATGTAAAATAACTGCTTGAATCATGAAATGGACAATAACTGAAGAACAGTCAGTTAAATATGACAACATGTGTATAAAAGCAATAGCATTAAAGTGAGAAATCaataattttacaaatttaaacCAGCATTACTGTGTGgttttatttgacaaatatttttttatcatagcTGCCTGTGTCCGTGTGCAGTAAGAGCTGCCCCTCCGGCACTAGGAAGGCAGTGCAAAAAGGACGACCTGTCTGCTGTTATGACTGTATTCCTTGTGCAGATGGAGAAATCAGTAATGGCACAGGTAAATAGTATATTAACTCTTATGAAATTATGTGAGTGTGAAGTGTAATAATCTGTGTCATATGACTTTATAATGCATGCCCCATTCACTAATGTTtccttttatattgaaaaaaaaattataacaattcTTCACAGATTCTAGTGACTGCTTTCCTTGTGATTTGGAGTACTGGTCGAATGAGAGCAAAGACAGATGTGTATTAAAATTGGTTGAATTCCTGTCATACTCAGAAATCATGGGAATTGTGCTTTGTATTTTCTCATTCATGGGGGTGTTATTAACAGCTATGGTATCTTTTCTGTTTTATCTTCATAAAGAAACATCTATTGTCAGAGCCAACAACTCAGAGCTGAGCTTCCTGTTGCTCTTCTCGCTCTCACTGTGTTTTCTCTGTTCACTTACTTTCATTGGTCGGCCCACTGAGTGGTCCTGTATGTTGCGTCACACCACGTTTGGGATCACTTTTGTTCTCTGTATCTCCTGTGTTCTCGGGAAAACAATAGTTGTTTTAATGGCCTTCAAAGCTACACTTCCAGGAAGTAATGTCATGAAATGGTTTGGGCCTCTTCAGCAAAGACTCAGTGTTGTTTCCTTAACAATAATACAAGTGATTATCTGTGTGCTTTGGTTGGCAATATCCCCCCCTTTCCCATATATGAATTTGAGCTATTATAGAGAAAAGATCATCCTTGAATGTAACTTAGGGTCAGCTCTTGGTTTCTGGGCTGTTTTGGGTTATACTGGTCTGCTATCCACCTTATGTTTTCTTTTAGCTTTTCTTGCTCGGAAGCTCCCTGATAACTTCAATGAAGCCAAGTTCATCACATTTAGTATGCTCATATTCTGTGCTGTTTGGCTCACATTTATCCCAGCTTATGTCAGTTCTCCTGGTAAATTTACTGTTGCTGTGCAGATATTTGCAATTTTAGCTTCAAGTTTTGGTTTACTATTATGCATATTTGCTCCAAAATGTTACATAATTTTGTTAAAACCAGAGCTAAACACAAAGAAACAAATTATGAGGAAATAGTCATCTACAGCTCTTTAAGCTCGGTGATAAACATGCACTTAAAAACATTCCTTTGTATTCTGAGAAATCAACTTGGGAAAACAACAGAAAATATCTTGAAGTCTTTCATCTGTAAACGATAAAAACAATACCTTTAAGCAAAATCACCAGTGTTATGCCTTTGCATACTAAGACTGGctttcataaaaaattaaaaaagttcaacatggctgttaaactggcaaaaaaaaaaaaaaaacatttatctgcTCTGAACTGATGGATTCCCTTGTGATGAGTACTGGTAGCTACAGAATGGTTGCACTATACTATCTAGGCTTTCTGACTCTTCTGGGTCAGCATTCTCATGGCTTTTCCAAATACTAATACTTGTCTTTGCACTGGACCACTTGTCTTCTTGATGACATATTTCCTATTTGGCCTAAGTGTTGTCGTggcaaaatttaaatcaactctcatcagcataagagacagGCTCATTCTcaggtataattaaaaagaaagcttttattccTTGCAAATAAGGTCAGACAGTCATACAGCAACACTGAGTTCCTGCAGAGTGAATCCGACCCAGGAAGAGGGCAGTCCTCCACCTTATATCCCTTTGCTGCTTCAAGGTTACAAAGTCTTAGCAGCTGTAACTTTCCATggataacataaaacacactctgtagtttgtttctcacacatttaggacttaggtGACCCCCTCAGGTCATCCTCAGGCATTGTCCCCCCCCACTATATGGCCCAATGAACCTCTAAGGTCATTCTCAGACATCTGTTTCCCCCTCAGGTGTCGCCCTTCTGAACCAcacagcaattctaagaaaacacatgcatatataggcaTACAGAAGCAATGTTCaatgaatttttccaccacaatttccccctttttatcattcattgatcactaaaacataaaaattcatTACTACTGGTTATATTTTCACTACACACTTAACATTATGTTTGCTCTGGGCGCCGGGCTAAACAAGTAAAACACTGTTACTGCGTTTCTGACATAAGTCAGACCCTCAGTCACCTCACAGATACAAacacaattcaaaataaaaaattcacactCGGGAAtacaaacataattcaaaataaagcaaCTTAAGGCATATCATCACATTTATACTCTTCATCTCTGATTTTCTCATAAATGATCACCCTCTTAAGTTTGTAAAAGAAGTTAGAAAATATGCTAAGGCTTGTTGTATGGGGACAGACCCTATTCAAGCAACAAACAGTATAGATTCAGATAGGCCTGAACATTACTTACTTCAAAGAAAAAATATCATAAATCTCatacatttaacacatttcactTTAGCTTCCACTACTGTTTGTCCCTTCATCAATAGTTTTCTCTCTACTAAAATCCATGATAACGTCTTCATTGTACACAGTCATTTGAACCATTTGATGTGAAATTCTAGACTTCACCAGTCTCTGTACTGAGCTGGATATACAACTAAAAAATACATGGTAGACATTATAGCAGCAAAAATCATTTAGCAGCATTATGTGTACGCTTAGGCTCTTTTACGGCCATTCTCATCTGGGTGATGATATTGGTAATGTTGTCACTGTAGTCTGGAATATTAAAACAACGTGATGTACCCAACTATGATGCTCATATTTATCTTTTCACTTGTGCGCAGACTACTTCGATGCTGTTTTTCAGTCTTAACCTTGCTCTTCCCGCTGATAAGGACGCTTGATGTTTAGGCTGGATTCTGGCCTTGTTGACGTGTGTGTCTCCACTCCTTTCTGTGGGACCTTTCTGCAGTGGCTGGCCTGGATCCATGTTGCTCTCTCTGCTACCTTCACAGCCGTGTGAGTGGTCAGAAGCACCTGGAATGGTCCCAGCCACCTTTTCGCCTTCcagctctttctcctcaggtcTCGTACCACCACGAAATCTCCTGGTTTCAGGTTATGCAACGGTGTTTCAGCAACCTTCTCCTGAGCAGCTTTCACCTGCGCACAGACATTAGACAACAGAGAAGACATTTCCTTGCAATAACTCAACGTGTCATGCTCACACACCTCTGTAGATGGCAGCTGTTTTTTACCCCCTTCAATACCCACAAATGGTGGTTTGCCAAAGAGAATTTCAAAAGGGCTCACGTTTACTCTGGATCTCTTTCTCATTCTCATGTACATGAGATCGATTGGGAGCACCTTAACCAATTTCCTCTCAACACTTAGCCAATTAGTTTTTTATTGCCCCTACACAAAATGTGTTTCATTGTCTGAACTGCTTTTTCGTGGAATTTCCCCATCTCGGGACTATTTCAGTCAGCAGAGCCGTTACTACTGCTGCTGCATCCTGTTTGGACATTGGGAAGACCTCTACCCATTTGGACCACATGTCCACAAATACCAAACcatttttccttcccttcacatgGGAACAGTTCAATGAAATCCATCGGGGCTGTCTGGGATACCTGAGACATTTTTATGCCTCTTGCCACATTATGTGTATTACAAATGACACATCTTTTGCAAAAAATTTCTGCATAAAttttgaacccctttgtaaaccaCAATTCTTTAATTTGCATAATCATTCCCCCTTTCGATGCGTGGTCTTTCCCATGCATCGACTTAACATAGTGAGGAAAGAAGTGTTTAGGTAAACAAGGCTTGCCATCTCCACTCATCCATACTCCATTCACCATCGTACAACCACTtgcttccatttctctctctcctgccCTGTCGCAAATGTCTGCATTCCCTGTAAAGATGAAGAAATGTCAGGGTTATTTTCAGATAACAAAGTACACTCTGGTGCTTTTGTCTGCTGAGATGCCACAGCCTTCGCCGCTGCGTCTGCTCTGGCGTTTCCTGTAGAtacagaatattttttattagtatgtgCTGTGCATTTACAAATGGCTATCTTTTCTGGCAGCAAAATAGCGTCTAGAAAATCTGCCACGAGGGGTGCATTTAATATTGGTCGCCCATCTGACTTCAAAAATTTTCTGTGTTTTCACTGCGCACCAAAATCATGAGTGACCCCAAATGCATAGCGTGAATCTGTGTAATTGTGACGCATTTGTCTGTCATTAGTTTGCATGCTTCTGTTAATGCCACAAGCTCAGCTGCTTGTGCTGAATAATTTGATGGCAATGAGCCAGAGGCCACAATGTCAAATTCAGTTGTTAACGCATAACCAACCTTATTCAGGCCTGTTTGTGGATCTTTAAAAGCTGAGCCATCCACAAAGAGGACATTTTCAAGTGGCACGTCAGACAGGTCTGGACGTGGCGTACACACTTGTTCAAGTGCTGTTAAACAACAATGATGCTCTTCCCCATCCTCTTCTGTTGGAAGGACAGTAGCAGCATTCAAGATTGTGCATCGCTTAACAGTGATATAAGGCGCATCAAGCAAAACAGTATGATATCTTAACCATCGAGCTGTTGATAAGTGTGATGTTTTCTGTTCCTGCAAAATCATGGACACTGCCTGAGGCATCATCAACGTCAGATCAGTGTAACCTACGAATTCTCTAGAAGCCATCACGGCCTACTCAGCAGCTGCCACCGCCCTCAGACAGTGTGGCAGGCCTGCTGCAACTGGGTCTAATTTGCTGGAAAAATATGCCACAGGTCTCAATTTGTCTCCATGATGTTGCAACAATACAGAAGTCATGAATCCATTTTTCTTATCAACCATCTGAACAAAGGGTTTATTTGGGGCCGGCAAGCCCAGAGTTGGCGCAACAGACAGCTGAACTTTACTGTTCAGAAATGCCTCTTACGCCTTCTCTGTCCACTCAATCCTGTTACATAAATTCAACCCCTTCCCTCTCAGGGCTCTCGGGTAGCTCAAAAATTGCATAATTTGGAGTAGATGTTCTACAATAGGAACACATTCCCAAAAATTTAAGCATTTGTTTCTATGTTACTGGTTTTGGGACTTCTCTTGTAGCTTTAACCCCTTTTTCGGACAATGATTTGCTATTCTGTGTTATTACATGCCCCAGGAATGTAATCTGTTGTTTTACAAACTGCATTTTTGTCAGGCTGACTTTATGGCCCTCCTGAGCCAGGTGCTTCAGGAGAGTCACAGTGTCAGTTACATGTAAGCTCATCACGAGCACACAAGCAAAGATCATCCACATACAGTAATAAAGCTGTACCTGCTGTCAGGGTCAAAGGTTCCAAACTCCTTCTTAGGGCTTAGTTGTAATCGCTAGGGGCGTTGCAATACCCTTTTGGCATTCGAGCACAGATGTAACCTTTGCCCTCAAATTCAAATGCAAACCAGAATTGGCTGTCTTTATCAACTGGCACgctaaaaaatgcatttgccaaatCTACCACTGAGAAGAATGTTGCATCTTGTGGTATTCGTGACAAAATTGTGTATGGATTTGGCACTGATGGAGCTCTTTGTCTGACAGCAGCATTCACAGCCTGTAAGTCCTGTACAAATCGCCACTCTGTGGTCTGACCCTCAtcccttatcttttttttttttttttacaggaaaaatTGG is a window of Carassius carassius chromosome 23, fCarCar2.1, whole genome shotgun sequence DNA encoding:
- the LOC132101898 gene encoding extracellular calcium-sensing receptor-like, with translation MSQRAFEGMIKGSTVLPQRIQPHMHTGMARRTVLLQLLLLIVHGSFVPVSAQVCSLLGQPAQPLLSAERDINIGAIFSIHRNALLKMHNYISKPEPITCLSLSLREFKFAQTLIFAIEEINNSTQLLPGIYLGYKIYDSCRSIAQTIISGIALMNGYEATLTDMSCSRPPAVHAIVGESTSSPTIGLASVVGPFSLPVISHFATCACLSNRKRYPSFFRTISSDYYQSRALAQLVKHFGWTWVGTVRSRNDYGNNGILAFEEAAKEEGVCIEYSEAILSNDPQEQFLKTLEVIKKGTTRVVVAFIALGDFFPLLKVISQHNITGLQWVGSESWITSRTLAETKEYSFLSGAVGFAIANAKIMGLREFLVNVHPEQDKKNELFKEFWETAFQCSFKNNGSGGCTGSERLAEMQNEYTDVSELRIVNKVYTAVYAVAYTLHNVLKYITSSANSSKGVWPTPQMVLKCMRDVRFTVKTGEEIFFDESGDPVARYDLVNWQPAEDGSLQFEHVGLYDSSVTSEQRLQVNLEHILWTEESGQLPVSVCSKSCPSGTRKAVQKGRPVCCYDCIPCADGEISNGTDSSDCFPCDLEYWSNESKDRCVLKLVEFLSYSEIMGIVLCIFSFMGVLLTAMVSFLFYLHKETSIVRANNSELSFLLLFSLSLCFLCSLTFIGRPTEWSCMLRHTTFGITFVLCISCVLGKTIVVLMAFKATLPGSNVMKWFGPLQQRLSVVSLTIIQVIICVLWLAISPPFPYMNLSYYREKIILECNLGSALGFWAVLGYTGLLSTLCFLLAFLARKLPDNFNEAKFITFSMLIFCAVWLTFIPAYVSSPGKFTVAVQIFAILASSFGLLLCIFAPKCYIILLKPELNTKKQIMRK